Part of the Streptomyces sp. WMMC500 genome is shown below.
TCGACGACGATGCGCATGATGCTCGACCTGGACAACCCCACGGCCGGTTCGGTGCGCATCGACGGCAAGCACTACCGCGACCTGCAGGAGCCGCTGAAGTACATCGGCGCCCTGCTGGACGCGAAGAACATGCACGGGGGCCGCAGCGCGTACAACAACCTGCTGTGCCTGGCCCAGAGCAACCGCATCCCGGACTCCCGGGTGAGCGAGGTCCTGGAGACGGTCGGTCTGACGGCGGTGGCCAGGAAGAAGTCCAAGGGCTTCTCGCTCGGCATGGGCCAGCGCCTCGGCATCGCCTACGCCCTGCTGGGCGACCCCGAGATCCTGATGTTCGACGAGCCGGTCAACGGGCTCGACCCCGAGGGCATCCACTGGATCCGCAACCTGATGAAGAGCCTCGCCGCCCAGGGCCGCACGGTCTTCGTCTCCAGCCATCTGATGAGCGAGATGGCGCTCACCGCCGACCACCTCATCGTCATCGGCCAGGGCAGGCTGCTCGCCGACACCTCGATGGCCGGCTTCATCCGGGAGAACTCGCGGTCGTACGTGCGCGTGCGCACCCCGCAGCCCGAGCAGTTCAAGGACGCCGTGAGCGCCGCGGGCATGTCCGTCACCCTGCGCGGCGACGGCGCGTTCGAGGTCGAGGGCGCCGACATGGCCGAGCCGGTCGGCGAGCTGGCCGCGCAGCACCGGGTGACGCTGCACGAGCTGAGCCCGCAACAGGCCTCCCTGGAGGAGGCGTTCATGCAGATGACCGCCCAGGCGGTCGAGTACCACGCGCACGATCTGACCGACCCGAACGCCGCCGCCGTGGCGGCCGGGGCCGCGCCCCCGGCGCCGCCCGGGCCGAACGCGCCGCCCGCGCCGGGTCCGCAGTGGGGCAAGGGAGACTGACGGCCATGGCAGCACCCTCGGCAGTGCTCAAGTCGGAGTGGACCAAGGTCCGCACGGTCAGCTCCACGATGTGGACGCTGGCCGCCGCGCTGGTCCTCACCGCCGCGGTGGGCGCCCTCCTGTCCGGCGTCATGAACGCCACGTTCGACGACCTCTCGCGCGCCGAGCAGCTCACCTTCGACCCGACCCTGGTGAGCTTCTTCGGCATGATGCTCGGCCAGCTCGCGATGGTCGTCTTCGGCGTCCTCGTGATCAGCACGGAGTACAGCTCCGGCATGATCAAGACCTCGCTGGCCGCGGTGCCGCAGCGCGCCACGTTCTACGTCTCGAAGGTCGTCGTCGCCACGCTGCTCGCGCTCGTCGTGGGGCTGCTCACCAGCTTCGTCACCTTCTTCCTCGGGCAGGCCCTGCTCGGCGACCACAAGGCGGAGATCGGCGACGAGAACGTGCTGCGCGCGGTCATCGGCGCCGGGCTCTACATGGCCGTGATCGCGATGTTCTCCATGGGCGTCGCCGCCATGCTGCGCAGCACGGTGCTCTCGCTCGGCCTGCTGATGGCGTTCTTCTTCCTGATCTCCTCGATCCTCGCGGGCGTTCCCGCCACCAGGGACGTCGCGCAGTACCTGCCGGACCAGGCGGGCTCGCGCGTGATGCAGGTGGTGCCGGGCGCGCTGA
Proteins encoded:
- a CDS encoding ABC transporter ATP-binding protein; the encoded protein is MIELEGLTKRYGDKLAVDHLTFQVRPGMITGFLGPNGAGKSTTMRMMLDLDNPTAGSVRIDGKHYRDLQEPLKYIGALLDAKNMHGGRSAYNNLLCLAQSNRIPDSRVSEVLETVGLTAVARKKSKGFSLGMGQRLGIAYALLGDPEILMFDEPVNGLDPEGIHWIRNLMKSLAAQGRTVFVSSHLMSEMALTADHLIVIGQGRLLADTSMAGFIRENSRSYVRVRTPQPEQFKDAVSAAGMSVTLRGDGAFEVEGADMAEPVGELAAQHRVTLHELSPQQASLEEAFMQMTAQAVEYHAHDLTDPNAAAVAAGAAPPAPPGPNAPPAPGPQWGKGD
- a CDS encoding ABC transporter permease subunit, producing MAAPSAVLKSEWTKVRTVSSTMWTLAAALVLTAAVGALLSGVMNATFDDLSRAEQLTFDPTLVSFFGMMLGQLAMVVFGVLVISTEYSSGMIKTSLAAVPQRATFYVSKVVVATLLALVVGLLTSFVTFFLGQALLGDHKAEIGDENVLRAVIGAGLYMAVIAMFSMGVAAMLRSTVLSLGLLMAFFFLISSILAGVPATRDVAQYLPDQAGSRVMQVVPGALNSDETPYGPWGGFGIMCAWTAVALIGGYVVLKKRDA